Proteins from a single region of Abyssalbus ytuae:
- the metF gene encoding methylenetetrahydrofolate reductase [NAD(P)H]: MKVTEHIVKASGKTLFSFEIIPPQKGSNIQDLYSNIDPLMEFNPPFIDVTTSREEYVYIDKGNGLFDRKITRMRPGTVGICASLQHKYDVDAIPHVLCGGFTKEETEYMLVDCHYLGIQNVMALRGDAMKHQRYFEPAKGGHNYASELVNQIHELNQGKYLNETIEGGDKSDFCIGVAGYPEKHLEAPSMDFDLKKLKEKVDAGADYIVTQMFFDNVSFFEFIKKIKEYGINVPVIPGIKPIAVKKHLQLLPQVFKIDLPEALVTEVEKCKSNSEVRRVGIEWAIQQSKELKEAGVPVLHYYSMGKSDNIKAIAQAVF, from the coding sequence ATGAAAGTAACAGAACATATTGTGAAAGCTTCAGGAAAAACATTGTTTTCCTTTGAAATTATTCCGCCTCAAAAAGGGAGTAATATTCAGGATTTATATAGCAATATAGACCCGTTAATGGAATTCAATCCTCCTTTTATAGATGTGACCACTTCCCGCGAAGAATATGTTTATATAGACAAGGGAAATGGTTTGTTTGACAGAAAAATAACCCGTATGCGACCCGGTACGGTAGGTATCTGTGCCTCTCTGCAGCATAAATATGATGTTGATGCCATTCCTCATGTTTTATGTGGGGGTTTTACTAAAGAAGAAACAGAATATATGTTGGTGGACTGCCATTACTTAGGTATACAAAATGTAATGGCTTTAAGGGGCGATGCCATGAAACATCAACGCTATTTTGAACCTGCCAAGGGGGGACATAATTATGCAAGCGAATTGGTAAACCAGATACATGAACTCAATCAGGGGAAATATCTTAATGAAACAATAGAAGGAGGAGATAAATCGGATTTTTGCATTGGTGTGGCAGGATATCCCGAAAAGCATCTGGAAGCCCCTTCCATGGATTTCGATTTAAAAAAATTAAAAGAGAAGGTTGATGCAGGAGCTGATTATATAGTGACCCAAATGTTTTTTGATAATGTCAGTTTTTTTGAATTTATTAAAAAAATTAAAGAATATGGAATCAATGTACCTGTAATTCCCGGGATAAAACCCATTGCGGTGAAAAAACATTTACAGCTTTTGCCGCAGGTCTTTAAAATTGATTTGCCTGAAGCACTTGTTACAGAAGTTGAAAAATGTAAAAGCAATTCAGAAGTCAGACGAGTGGGTATAGAATGGGCCATACAACAGTCAAAAGAACTAAAAGAAG